The genomic interval TCTAATTAAAATTCATCCCTTGGTCTTGGCTCGTCTGGTGGTAAAATCAACTCTCCACCACGAATTCCAAAATCCACATAGCGTAATGGAAGCTCCGCTAAATAAGGGTTCACATTGAGTATCACGTGATCTTCACTATCTACAAAAGTCCCGTAGAGAAACAATCTACCATCTGCATCTATCGCGTAGTTAAAGGTGTTTCCCTTTTCGGTCTGGCAGAGTCCGTAGTAATCAGATTGATCTGTTACTAAGGGTGCTGGTAAACTTACCTGCCAGCCTGCTATCTCAAGTTGTTTGGCATCTCTAGCACGTAGGCGAATATCCTTCCCGACAACTAGATTTGCATTAATAACCGAGTACCGATTGCGTACTGGCGAGTGTAGCAAACTTGGCCCTAAATGCTCTGGCTTTACTTCTAAAATCTCTTGTGTATTTTCTATCGATTTTGTCTCTTTTGAAACACTATCACTTTGATATCCCATAATTAGTTGGCTATTAATATTCCTGAAAGGATCAACAAGCCACCACCCAAAAGGATCTTGTGCAACTTGCCTTGTTTCAGTTTTTGATTTTTAAATTTTAGTTGGTTTTCTAAATACAGAATTTGCTCATTGCTATTCTCGGAAACTGCTGTCAGATTGAAATTTTGCAATCTCAATCTCGAGACCACAGAGTCTTTCTTTACGAGTAAACTGTCCTTGAGCCTAATCGAAAAATCCAATCGTCTCACGATGGAATCCTGATACCTGCCACGCTCTAATCGCAATGCAATCTCACGAGACTGTTCCAAGTTAAAACAGAAGTATTTCTCATTTTTTATAAGCTGTACTATCGGTTTTAAATCTTGAGAAATACAGCAATAGCTCTGCATCGCTATAACTAGAAATAGTAGTAATTTTTTCATTGAGACTCGTTTTTAGATGGCCGATTGTGACGGTATTCTTACTTACCAAAGCCGTAAGGCTATCCACCTGCTTTTCCAGATCTTCAATCTCCAGGTCTAGCGATTGATTTTTTATAAGCAGATTTTGATTTTGTTCTTTCCAGTCGCTAGGCGTTCTTAGCTCATATCCATTCTCTTGTGGAATGATGATCTGCGTAAGCACAAGGACGACCACCGCAAAAAAGAAAATGGCGAAAATGACTTTCCACTTATTCACGTTTATCTTCGTTTTCAGGTTTAAAAAGTCTGTTCAACACACTTTCTAAAATCAGCTTGTGGAAGACGAGCGCAAACACAAATGACTGCAACAGCATTTCTATCTTGTGCAGCATCGTATCTCTTATAAAATAGACGATGATACCGTAAAGAATTCCTACGATAAGCACGCGATAGCGTGTCTTGATCTTTATGCCAGTAAAATCTGCTAACCAATCTGTGACTGGTTTTTGATTAAGACCGAAGGCAATAATGATGAACGTAAAAATATATGCCCAATCTAGGCTAGATAAGTAGTGAACTAAGTGTTTTAGGATGTCTGTCATTTCAATTGATTTTTAAGGGTTTCTTTTATGATTTTGATGTCTGCGGTAAGCAGGGATATTTGATGATTTGGGAACATATTTTTGGTCAAATGTGCAACCAGAACAATCGTTGCTCCAGATGCCAATAGAGCGATGATGATCTTTGTAAGCGTCTGGTTAGTCATTGTGAGCGTGACTTCGGTTTTAATGCCGTCATCATCTACAAGGCTTGACACGATATCTTTAATGCTTTTACCCATAATTAGTTGGATTGGTTTTTAATGGATTCGTTCATTTCTAAGGCATTGAATAGTGATTCTGTTACCGTCTCAACTTTTAGATATTTCTCTACACGCTCTTGTACTTTTTCGTCAAAAACGCCAGTCACGATTCCAGCCCAACCGTAATTTCTTAGCAAATACACTTGCAAACGTTCCACATTTTTTCCCTTGCTTCCCAGTTGCAAAGGGAATTCATCAGCGACAGGTTTTTTAGGTACTGTTTTGGGTTTTGGTGCGCTGGACTTTTCTTCAGGTGCAGGTGGTTTTGACTTGACCACTTGCATTGAAGGTTTAAAGTCTTTCTGTTTTGGTCTTAAAATCTCCTTTTTCAAGACCGCCGCTACAGCTTGCTTTTGCTCTTCAGTATCTTCTCTTTTGCTTTTCAGCAATTGATGGGCAATGATCCCGACACC from Dokdonia sp. Hel_I_53 carries:
- a CDS encoding peptidoglycan-binding domain-containing protein, whose amino-acid sequence is MKRENIVKVVCITGGLLGVGIIAHQLLKSKREDTEEQKQAVAAVLKKEILRPKQKDFKPSMQVVKSKPPAPEEKSSAPKPKTVPKKPVADEFPLQLGSKGKNVERLQVYLLRNYGWAGIVTGVFDEKVQERVEKYLKVETVTESLFNALEMNESIKNQSN